TGTGTTGCTTGATTTGGTGCAAAGGGCATTACCACACAATGAATTTAAGGTGGTTTTCGGCGATACGACAATGGAAATATCCGATACCTACAAGGCAGTTGAGCGAGCAAAAGAGCGGTGGTCAGACCTTGAGTTTTGGACAGCAAAATCTCATTTGGACGCAAAGGAATCTTGGAAACTTTTTGGTCCACCGAGTAGAACACAGAGATGGTGTTGTGGTGTCCATAAGTCTGCTCCTTCCCTTTTGAAGTTGCGAGAAATCACAGGCAAAGACAGACTTAGAGCATTGGTTTTTGACGGTGTTCGTGCGGAGGAAAGCAGTGCAAGGGCAACTTACGCGATAATATCAGAGGGGCAAAAGCATTCAACCCAAACTAATTGCCACCCTATATTTGAATGGAACACTGCAGAATTGTTTACATACATGTTTGATAACAGCCTTTTTTTTAACAACGCTTACAGATATGGCGTCGGCCGTGTTGGATGCGCTATCTGCCCTATGGCTTCTCCGGGTTGGAATGAATTTATAACCAATGCTGTTTACGAAGATGATACTAACCATTTGTTGTCGATTATTGATAAAAATA
The bacterium DNA segment above includes these coding regions:
- a CDS encoding phosphoadenosine phosphosulfate reductase family protein, with the translated sequence MYNYEWDIETGGYVLVTKMSGVTKELRPVFYEELDLLGFNEYWTYPKSEKPLLWAETRRYIYEGRLVAEAQGGGLYTIPTLKIYEDKLELKAVNVEAMVEKNKALMTGLVQHSVGIIYKTFNEYKSKNIDVVYVAFSGGKDSLVLLDLVQRALPHNEFKVVFGDTTMEISDTYKAVERAKERWSDLEFWTAKSHLDAKESWKLFGPPSRTQRWCCGVHKSAPSLLKLREITGKDRLRALVFDGVRAEESSARATYAIISEGQKHSTQTNCHPIFEWNTAELFTYMFDNSLFFNNAYRYGVGRVGCAICPMASPGWNEFITNAVYEDDTNHLLSIIDKN